The Coffea arabica cultivar ET-39 chromosome 2c, Coffea Arabica ET-39 HiFi, whole genome shotgun sequence genome includes the window CTTTTCTTCACAATCAGTTAGACTATTCAACACAAAACCAATTTACTTTCATAAATACTCAAAACTTCCGTTCTTACTTATCACTATAAGATTCATTTTCTGATGACAATTCCTAatggttgttgttcttgtttattaaattttgaaatattcgGTAAGGAAATAAGATGTCCTTACAGTGTTATGTAGAGAGTTTGTTCACATAAGTTTTTGCTTCGCAATCGCTTTCCTTTTATGACTATGTTGTGTATCCTAAATGATTTTAACTTGGCCCTTCCATTTATCATTGAAGCCTAAACTTCTGCAAAGTTTTATCCCACTAAAACTTGTGCTTTTAGCCAAAAGCAGTCATAAGGAGAACTTCTAGAATTAAGATTTATAAACTGTGGAAGAGTGCATAAGTCTCGTGTTAGTGTGAATGTTATCTTTCCTTGGCATCAGCTAGGtactcttttcattttcttgtgcTGTACAATACAGGCCAACAGATAGCAAGCTACAGCAATGGGTTCTGGAGATTGGTTGAAGAATATAATCAGTAAAAAGAAAGTGAAAGACAAAAGATCCAAAAAACTGAAGGTATGGCACCACTATGACACGAGTTGTATCAGCACCAGACCAGTTTATAGCCAgttctttttcctttaatagcTGTCATAATGAAGAAATCTGGAATAACATGATGTATGATTGCAAAGATTCTCACTTAGTATATCATGGAAGATTGATTGGATGCTCCTAGAGATCCGCTATCATGAGATGCAAGCTCTTATCCTAGGGACTAGGCTGGCTTTTTTACTTGGTGCATTTGATCAAAGTATCATTACCATGTATGAGCCTCATCTTGGAATCCTTTTAATAATCTTCTTCTCATCTATTACTTGTCACCTAGAAATtaatatttccttgatataaAATTGAAGCAGCATTCTGCAATTCAGCCCTGATATACATGCAATGGAATTTACTTCTCTACAGTTTCTCTAGTTCATGTGTTGGCTCTTTACTGAGCAGGCAACTACTTTTTCACTTCTGAATGCATCAATATTGTGAATCAGTAGTATTGGAATTTGTGTTCCAAAAActtaaattaggaaacttcatTGACATCATTTGGTGCTCATGGTCTGAGATTTTGAGCACTTCTAGCATCATTATTTGGTTTCTGTGGAAGCTTGACTTCATGCATCCTTTGGAAAACTTTTAGTTATCTACACCATTGATTCACTTTGGCTTATATTAGGTTTTACCCTTTTCTTTGAGTTTGTATTGGGTGTGTATTTGGAAGTTTTTGATAGAGGGTGAGGAGGACGCTATATCATTAGAGGCATAATACAAGCATTAGGCTATCGCCTCATATTTTGTATATGATTTTTGGTCTAAAATTTCACTCTTTTGCCTTGGCATAGCACGAGGAATTTCCCCTGTTGGTAATTTTTATTGACTGTCTCTACCAGGAACCGGCATCTAAAAAGTCAAAAGAGCAAGAAGGGGAATACCAAGCCATTAAAGAAACTTCTAGattagcaaatgatatttcCATTAAGAATGAAAGGGTTCCTTGTATACCCACTGAGGATGTAGCAGCAATCAGGATTCAGACAGCATTCCGTGGATTCATGGTATCACTTGTGCTCATTGGTTCTGTTTTAAAGTGTTGCTAAATGTTATGCACTTTGTTAAAAGTAGCTTGTTATTTGTCTAATGGGGTAACTCGTGTGGCATAGTGTTCCTTGCCTTGTTTGAAAGCTCAATAATGACACAAGTAAATGAGAAAGAACCTTTTTTCTTAAAATAGGTGAAAGAAGGGAAAATGGGGAACTCATTTAACGAGTAGCATTACATCAGAAAAAGCTATTAAGCATGCAATTTTACTTTAGGTAATTTAAATTGTGATTCATTTTGTAACTTTGAGAGCAGATAGTTGACACTTCAAGTGTAAGCTTATACTAATGCACGTGACAATCTGTGTTCAGCTTGACCTTCTAGGTCCCATTAACGAAATAATCGGTCCTTAATGAGCCATGAAAATCAAttgttacaaatttttttttgttggtatACAAGAGTAAATTTTCTGGTTCAACATTGCTCTGACTGTAACCATTGTTAGTTCAGTGACTGCAAGAACTAAGAAATTTTTCCTTTGGACCAACGGGGAAGAGgggaataggaagtaaaaatagAATCCTCATTAGTCAGGTGGCAGCGTAAAATTCTGAAATGGAATGGACTGTTATGTTTATAACTGCACAGAAAAGCGGAAGTTTGTTAGCAGTGTAATCTCAGCATCATTCATTTTGTGTTACTCAAGATTATGAAGCAGGCAACTGAAATGTGCATGCCTGCATGTGGCTTTTGACCCAGTAGCATCATGAGACAGTTACCTTTATTACAAAATATATTGTTCCTCCTGGTTTCAGCTTATAATAAATCAACCCTCCCAGTTACTAAGAAAATGATGTTCCCAGTCATTTCAGCTTCTATCATCTCTCCAATGTGGGTTATAATTTCAGCTTATGAGATATCAACCTTACTGTTGCTAAGAAATGATCTTCCTGCTCATTCTAGCTTTAGAATACAGTAATTTATATCAAACAAATAGTTCAGTTTAAATTGCAAGTATTGAACTATGTTACATATCATGCCTTATAGAATTTAAAAGGACTGACACCAGGGATTCATGTTAAGCATATAGGCTATCTTAGGTTTGAATAATGCATTAAGAAGACAAAATTGGCTCTTCTCTATGCAGATATTCTCGTTGGCATTACTATTTGTCTAAAATATTCAAGCTCATTTGGATGTTTAATCTCCGTGTTCAACAAGGGATATTTTCTTGTTATAGGCAAGGAAAAAGTTCCGTTATTCGAAAGGCGTACTAAGGTTGCAGGCTTTGTTACAAGGCCACTCTGTCAAAAAGCAAGCATCATCTACATTAAGCTACCTACATTCCTGGAGCAAAATGCAGGCATATATTAGAGCGCGCCGAATTTGTATGGTGACTGAAGGTCGCCTCAGGCAGAAGAAGTTGGAGAATCAATTAAAGCTTGAGGCAAAGCTTCATGACGTAGAGGTAAGATTGTCTATCCTTCGTTTTGTTTGTTTCTATATCCTCCGCTGTAAGGAATAACCACTCTGGGCCTATTTGATAACTCTATTTAATGctgaaaattaatttatttagaACTTGTTGAGTTCAGcatgtttgataacaaaaagcCTTACCACTTAAAACATTAAGCATTGCTTAATTTGTATTCAAaattttaagtgaaaatgtttttactgaatttgttgAACTGACCACACATGTTATTCATTTCAGACACAACACATATTGTCCCTCTAACACGCACAAACACACTGCTCCCACACACAGTAgatattttttatctttctcTTAACACACACACTCTCACACAAAAATACACACGCTTAAACACCACCTCTTAATCATTTCATTATATTCTCTTACATACACCCTTCTCTCCCAATACAgaaataaaaattcttttttaaagATAAGATTATCATATTGTGTGATATTTCAATTCACTGCTTAAATTCAGTTAGTCATCAAACAGATATAACTTTATCAATTCAGCAACTTAATACTTCCAGCCCTCAATTttagatttcagaattcagaatttGGACTTCGGTTTTATCAAATGGGGCCTAAGTAACTATTGTCTATTGTTTTCAGTGATTTCTTAGTGTGATAAGACTTGAGAGAGTTTTCAGTGTCTTAGGCAGAGCTCTATATGGTGGCTTACGAGTATTAATAGTTGTATCTCACGAACAAGGGATGGGACTTGAATGGATATAATAGATCATAAATAGTAGTACTAATAATCAGAAAATAGATTAATTAATCTCATCAGGATTATGGtatctattttattttgcttcagTCATATGAGGAGGTGGTTCTTTGATGCTTTTGGATTTTGTCATTCTTCCCACTATTTTATCTTGCAGTGCCTCAAATCTTGCAGAAAAATTATGATTTATCACGTAGAAATAAggaaaaagtgcatgtgtggtGTTATAGTTTAGGATTCTTAACTTGTAGTTTTCTGGTATCAACAAAATTCCAGCAAGTTCAAAAAATTGAGAGTTTCCTAAGTGCCGGAACTATATTTAAGTGATGCAGGACCAAAGCTGACGTAAATCAATTGATTATACATTATCCTACTGATTGCCTCTTATGCGTTTTAAGTATTCATAGCCATTTTTGGCATACTAACATCAACTTCAGGTGATTCTATCCTATAAATATGCCTTTCTGAAAAAAGCTGGAATGTGATCTGTCTCagattctctctctcttgctctctctaaCAAAGTAAATGCATGACAGGTGGAGTGGAATGGTGGCTCTGAAACAATGGAAGAAGTCCTGGCAAGGATACATCAGAGAGAAGAAGCTGCAGGCAAGCGGGAGCGAGCTATGGCATACGCTTTCTCTCATCAGGTAAGCCACGGCTACAAAATCAAGTGTTGCAACTTTAGTTGCAATAACGAAGCCAAAACTTACGATGAGTAGCTCATAATGTGCAGTGGAGGGCCAATACTAACCCAAATTTTGGATGGGGGAGCACTGAGCTTGGCAAAACCAACTGGGGCTGGAGCTGGATGGATCGCTGGATAGCTGCTAGGCCATGGGAATGCCGTGTCGCAGTTCAGTCAAGTCCAAAGAAATCAAATGGTAAGAAAACCAGCAAGACAGGGAAAAACATCAACACACCAACTACAAAAACGCCTGTTACAGTTAAAACGATTTCGCCTAACGGGAAGGGTGCTGTAAAAGCCCGAAAGTTGTCTTTCGAAGCGGCTGACAAGATAGTTACTCCAAAAGGGACCAGCAAAGCTGAAGAAGCAGGCAGTACATCTTAGGAAAAATGATGGTGTGCATTGAATGGAAGTTTAAATATGCAAAGCGATTCATTTAGTGATGTAAAGAAACGATGAGGAGGCTAGGCTAGGTCATCTGCTGGTTTCGTGGTTGCGTGCATTTGAGTTGTGAGAGGATTGAGATGGACCTGGTGATCATTCTTTCTTGTTTgcctttctaattttttttttcatgcaaGCATGTGTATATTTGGAGAACTAAATTATCATGAATTTTACTTGTACATAGATGAAGTTCTTTTCATCTtgtttgaaaaatgaaatggaGGCAGGTATGTGCTGTGATCAAACACTTGTACATTCTTTATCTGATTCTATTTGTAATATTGAGCTTTTTTGTGTGCTGTCGAAGCTTACATTAGCACTCACAATGTCAATAGTAGTAGTGCCTCGTTCCTACGCTCATTGCCAATAGACTTACATTTGTGAAGATGCTACAGAAAACCTCCTTAACCTGATACACTAACGCTAGTTTCTTCCAGCCTGTGGTCAAAGATATCGACTCCAGGCTCACCCGTATCTCAGAATTAAATTGCTGCACAGGGACATAGGATCTCAGAACTGTATCATATCGCTAGTTGCAGAACTGTAACATGTCACTAGTTCAAGAGCGCTAATTATGTAACGATATGTTTCTGCTTTTTCTTCAGTTCTGTTCCCAAAGCACCACCAAAACAGAAGAGAAAAAAGGGTGGTTTTTATGAGCTGCAGCTACAACTTTTTAATGATTCTCTTTAGCTGTAAAAGCAACTTAAGTGAAGCATGCATTAGTCTGCAAAGTTTTCAGAATAAAAGGTAACTCGCTGTTTTTGTATCCCTATGTCCTCCTTTAGTCTTTGCTCAATTCGTATAACTCTAAGAACATTGTCAAGCTGCCATGCCAACTGTATGTACAGatttctccctctctctctctctctctctctctctctctctctctctatctctctctctctctcacaaacacacacacacgcacactcATAGAGTTAGCTCTACAAGTACTTAATAATGAGTTAATTCTATTCAATGTCTCAATTAATGTACTATCTAGTTTTCCTAATATTTCATTGATATGATAATATGACCATGTCCACATATTCGGGTTCACAAACAATAGTGGTAGGTTGCAGTCACCTAATTTCATCCTCAGCAGCACGGAATGCAATGAAAGTCTCCCATCAAATGTATGGTTAAGACTTGAGAATGAAGCAGCCATTTCATCTTTTCGTTAttaggaagaagaaaaaaattggcATACACAAGCTGTAAAAGGAAAACTAGAAAGCACGTGACTTGTAAAAAGAAAGAATTCAGAATAAAGAATGTTGGGAGCATTTTAAGGAAACAAGCTAACACTGCAGGTATCAAGAAGCCAAAACATGAATACTTGTGCGTACATTGACCTTTCCTTTACTTAAATGGGCGCCTGCAGCATCTGTAAAGGGAAAATCATGGCTAGTAAAATATTTAATGTTGCAAGAACTTTTATCAAGAGTCTCTTTTCTTGCGAATTTGAAAGGTTTGCCCTATTGTTTATTACTAAGTACCATTCACAGCTTCTGACATTTGCTTAAATGGAGTCAATAATTGCTTGCTCCTTAGTCCGCTTGCTGCTCATAATCTTGCCCACATTCCATCTCTCACATGGTTACCAATAGTTGCATCAGACTGCAGGGCTAGAACTAATTAAATTCCAAACAATTGGCATTATCTAAAATCAATTCTTTTTGCACTAAATTAGTCGGAGGAAACTTCAaagaattcaagaagatttcccAGCTCATCCAAAAAGTTAGTTCCTATGAACATGCTCTGCTTGGATCTTTTGTGTTCAATGCCCCCATATGCCACAGTGCTGCCCAACCATATGAGAAGACCGAATAGGAAATTAATTGTTTTTATGCAATAAACTTCTTTTCATCTCCAAAGGTGTCACATGGATAAAAATTATCTACACCTCGACATTCTAAATCCagatattatataaattataatgcAGGTAGTACACGTTGATAATCCATCAAATGCATCAATGTAAGATAAGCGGGCGTGAATTTAACCCGTCTAAAAGTTAATTAATAGATGAATTtaataattgtttttcaaatatGATGGACTGAAGTGGCATGAAGAATCAAATGTTCAATAATTTGGATtaaactttttcttcttctcgtGCACTTCGGCCCCCAAATCAGATCATTATCTATATGGACCGGTTTTTACACTACAAACATAAGTCTAGAGTAGAACTAAGCAAATAAGTAAATCTTTCTTGAAAACACAAATGTGTCTGTTTTATCACATTCCTATTCCTCTTTGTAGTTTCTTAAATTTCACTCCTCTTCTgctaaaataaatttaaaaaaaaaaaatttgatgtgTCTATTTTAATTTGTGTTTGGTAAACTAGAACCAGAAGCCATTCTCATAAATGTCTGATTCTTTATTCCTTCTCATGTCAACATGCATCAATTTTCTCACTTGGGATGCTCTATGGTAGGACTTTAACTTAAAAGAGGCTCCTACCGTCTATAGTTGAGGATTATCAATGAGAAATAGATGGAAGTACTTGTTTTTCTTGCGCTGTATTAAATACAGTGATATGGAGTGGTTGGACAGAATTCACCAATTATCAATTACTGCTTCGCTTGCGATCACAATGAAAATCAGGTAACTGTGAACACCCTGTGTGCTACAACTAGAATGTCATCGATGTCATTTAGGTTAAAGGTGATGGGATccttattattgttgttgttaaGATACTTCAGAAAAGGAATTCCTGCTACTTGACGGCATTCAAGAAAGCAGTCCAAAATTTCAAATGGGATCAGAAATTGGCTCCGCTCAAAGTTACAGTAGAATATATTACCATATCACTGGTCAATACCACTAGATGAATAGGAGTGGTAACATTTGCACCGCCCATTAAACATTTCTCTTCTCAAGAGGGGCAGTTGAAATTTTGAATGCTAGAGCAAAAGTGAAGATCATCAGCTGAGAGCCTTCTTTAATTCACTTGCCATGCTATTAAAACTGACAGCTAGGAGATGTTCGTATCCAAGAAAGAAAAGTGATGTAGCCAAGACAATCATGCATAGTGAATGCCAAATTTGCGTACTTTCTGAAAATGGGCAACAATTTTGAAAGTGCATGTTGGTGTATTACCAAACTTGAAACTATTGAAGTGAAAGCAACAGATGCCAACCACTGACCTTTCAGCTGATAGCTACACCTCTTCATAACAATTGCTATCAACACCCAAATTTAACAAAGGCACATTAGCAAATCAGCTACAATAACATTAAAGAAATTATAGTAACATAATAAAACATACACCTACAAAGCACAAAAAAGATGAAACCTAGAAGATGATTAGTCTTGATAATGCAGAAGATTTGTAGGTGAAGATGGCTTGCTAGAAACTGGCTTTTGCTTCTCAGGGCCTGGAATTCTGGCTGCAGCAGAAAGTTCTGATAACCCACCATCACTGGAAAATCTAGCGCTTGAAAAACATAAATTTGGAAATTGGCTATCCAATGTTGGACCACGGATTGGAGAGAAGCTGGACTGAAGGGGTTCCCTGTGAAAAAGCAACTGATTCTGGTCAAAAGGTGATGGAAAATGTAGTGGCAGCTCAGAGTTGACTAGAGTCTCCTGAGATCCTTTTGCATTGCTAGAATTAGAATTCCAAGCCAAAATTCTTTGACATCTAGCCGTTTCTGAATTGATTTCACCTTGACAGTGGGATGAGGAGGAGGGTGGCGGAATTAGACCCTGTTGACcaccagaaaaaagaaaagagaaatctTGGACAGTGTGGAAAGACGGAGAAAGCCCTTGTGTTTGACTTTTATTGTTTCTTGAAGTACTAAGATCACCACCATGTGGGTAGCTATAGAAGCCAAGTGAGGATGTGGTTGGAATGACACCATTTTCCATGGAAAAGAAACTGAAATTGTTGATGGAGGTATCATCGTTATTCATATACTCTTGGCCGTCAATTCTACATGCAGATTCTGAGCAGTTAATTCTGCTCTCTTCTTGAACATCAAGGCCTTTTTCTGGTAGAGGATTTCTTGGTTGCATCAAAATGCTGCAACCATCAAGATTGGTTGTGGTAGCATAGCTAGAATCATGCTCAAGAGCATCAATAGCAGCTTTTGCCTCCTTCATTAGCCAATCAATGGCTTTACTGGGACGGTCATAGCCAAGCCGGTCTTGCACGTCATAGAACTCGATAGCAGTGTTTGGTGATAGTCTAACTCGTCTGTCCCTCGGACCTCTAGC containing:
- the LOC113726116 gene encoding protein IQ-DOMAIN 9 yields the protein MGSGDWLKNIISKKKVKDKRSKKLKEPASKKSKEQEGEYQAIKETSRLANDISIKNERVPCIPTEDVAAIRIQTAFRGFMARKKFRYSKGVLRLQALLQGHSVKKQASSTLSYLHSWSKMQAYIRARRICMVTEGRLRQKKLENQLKLEAKLHDVEVEWNGGSETMEEVLARIHQREEAAGKRERAMAYAFSHQWRANTNPNFGWGSTELGKTNWGWSWMDRWIAARPWECRVAVQSSPKKSNGKKTSKTGKNINTPTTKTPVTVKTISPNGKGAVKARKLSFEAADKIVTPKGTSKAEEAGSTS
- the LOC113722086 gene encoding transcription factor TCP3-like, which produces MQDVSNQGSTRLKPKRAKGNSIEIPGGRIFRSTGRKDRHSKVGTARGPRDRRVRLSPNTAIEFYDVQDRLGYDRPSKAIDWLMKEAKAAIDALEHDSSYATTTNLDGCSILMQPRNPLPEKGLDVQEESRINCSESACRIDGQEYMNNDDTSINNFSFFSMENGVIPTTSSLGFYSYPHGGDLSTSRNNKSQTQGLSPSFHTVQDFSFLFSGGQQGLIPPPSSSSHCQGEINSETARCQRILAWNSNSSNAKGSQETLVNSELPLHFPSPFDQNQLLFHREPLQSSFSPIRGPTLDSQFPNLCFSSARFSSDGGLSELSAAARIPGPEKQKPVSSKPSSPTNLLHYQD